A window of Oncorhynchus tshawytscha isolate Ot180627B linkage group LG10, Otsh_v2.0, whole genome shotgun sequence contains these coding sequences:
- the LOC112260527 gene encoding cytochrome c oxidase assembly factor 1 homolog: MRVSTSKLQQMAIYTTLLTGAGCGTMYYLLQKNFSRSDYHRLALEQLKANQTAMDSLGAPPLKVHNIHLSDRHNRVEPYTAEIKIPVTGSKDGGYLYTSSVRDPQTLGWNLTQAVLQLREGQRIDLLTFTPPPNKTEGLETGNWSS; this comes from the exons ATGAGGGTCTCCACAAGCAAACTCCAGCAGATGGCCATCTACACCACCTTGTTGACTGGTGCTGGATGCGGCACAATGTATTACCTTCTGCAAA AGAACTTCTCACGGTCGGACTACCACCGTCTAGCCCTGGAGCAGCTGAAAGCCAACCAGACAGCCATGGACAGTCTGGGAGCACCACCCCTGAAGGTCCACAACATCCACCTGTCTGACCGACACAACCGGGTGGAACCTTACACGGCTGAG ATCAAAATCCCAGTGACAGGATCTAAAGATGGTGGCTACCTCTACACATCCTCAGTAAGAGACCCCCAAACACTTGG GTGGAATTTAACGCAGGCAGTGCTGCAGCTTAGAGAGGGTCAGCGTATTGACCTTCTCACATTCACACCACCGCCAAATAAGACAGAAGGACTTGAGACAGGCAACTGGTCCTCCTGA